One segment of Syngnathus typhle isolate RoL2023-S1 ecotype Sweden linkage group LG9, RoL_Styp_1.0, whole genome shotgun sequence DNA contains the following:
- the igfbp5b gene encoding insulin-like growth factor-binding protein 5b yields the protein MFGTLCLLGTLLWGLRGYCCWASYVPCEPCDDKARSMCPPIPSGCQLVKEPGCGCCLTCALSEGQGCGVYTGTCAQGLRCLPRSGEEKPLHALLHGRGACSNQKGYKPAHPPVEPESREHEDTTAAEMTEELQPAKVPLLTKDIVNSKKVHAMRKELKRKLGKQRSMGSAMDYSPLPVDKHEPEFGPCRRKLDGIIQGMKDTSRVMALSLYLPNCDRKGFFKRKQCKASRGRKRGICWCVDKYGVQLPGTDYSGGDIQCKDLESTSNNNE from the exons ATGTTTGGGACTTTGTGCCTGTTGGGGACGCTTCTGTGGGGACTGCGCGGTTACTGCTGCTGGGCTTCTTACGTGCCGTGCGAGCCGTGCGACGACAAGGCCAGGTCCATGTGCCCTCCGATCCCGAGCGGCTGCCAGCTGGTCAAGGAGCCGGGTTGCGGCTGCTGCCTCACCTGCGCGCTGAGCGAGGGCCAGGGGTGCGGCGTCTACACGGGGACGTGCGCGCAGGGCCTGCGCTGCCTACCCCGCAGCGGCGAGGAGAAGCCCCTGCACGCCCTCCTCCACGGCCGCGGAGCCTGCAGCAACCAGAAGGGATACAAGCCGGCGCACCCGCCCGTAG AGCCCGAGTCCCGGGAGCACGAGGACACGACGGCGGCGGAGATGACGGAGGAGCTGCAGCCGGCCAAGGTGCCGCTCCTGACCAAAGACATTGTCAACAGTAAAAAGGTGCACGCCATGCGCAAGGAGCTGAAGAGGAAGCTGGGCAAGCAGCGCTCCATGGGCTCCGCCATGGACTACTCCCCGCTGCCCGTGGACAAACACGAGCCCGAGTTT GGACCCTGCCGGAGAAAACTGGACGGCATCATTCAGGGAATGAAAGATACGTCTCGAGTCATGGCTCTCTCTTTGTACCTTCCTAACTGTGACAGAAAAGGATTCTTCAAACGCAAACAG TGCAAGGCGTCCCGTGGCCGCAAGCGCGGCATCTGTTGGTGTGTGGACAAGTACGGCGTTCAACTCCCCGGCACGGATTACAGTGGCGGAGACATCCAGTGTAAAGACCTGGAGAGCACCAGCAACAACAACGAGTAA